In one Thioclava sp. ES.031 genomic region, the following are encoded:
- a CDS encoding ABC transporter ATP-binding protein, giving the protein MTKPMLKIENLHAWYGESHVLHGINLELGEGQLITLLGRNGAGRSTTLRSIMGMVDRREGSIKINGEEYLNKPTHKISPDARIGYCPEERGIFASLNVEENLMLPPNVGEGGMSVEELFEMFPNLANVRKRMGTRLSGGEQQMLAIARILRTGSRLLLLDEITEGLAPVIVKTLGRVIRDLKSRGYTIVLVEQNFRFAAPLADRHYVIEHGEVIDVIEADQVEASMDRLNHYLSV; this is encoded by the coding sequence ATGACCAAACCGATGCTCAAGATCGAGAACCTGCATGCATGGTATGGCGAAAGCCACGTGCTGCACGGGATCAATCTCGAATTGGGCGAGGGGCAGCTGATCACCCTTCTGGGCCGCAACGGCGCGGGCCGGTCGACCACGCTGCGCTCGATCATGGGCATGGTCGATCGCCGCGAAGGCTCGATCAAGATCAATGGCGAGGAATATCTCAACAAGCCCACGCACAAGATCTCGCCCGATGCGCGGATCGGCTATTGCCCCGAGGAGCGTGGCATCTTCGCCTCGCTCAATGTCGAGGAAAACCTGATGCTTCCGCCGAATGTGGGCGAGGGCGGCATGTCGGTGGAGGAACTCTTCGAGATGTTCCCGAACCTCGCCAATGTCCGCAAGCGGATGGGCACGCGGCTTTCGGGCGGCGAACAGCAGATGCTGGCCATCGCGCGCATCCTGCGCACCGGCTCGCGGCTGCTGCTGCTCGACGAGATCACCGAGGGTCTTGCGCCCGTGATCGTGAAAACGCTGGGCCGCGTGATCCGCGACCTGAAATCGCGCGGCTATACGATCGTTCTGGTGGAGCAGAACTTCCGCTTCGCCGCCCCGCTCGCCGACCGCCATTACGTCATCGAACATGGCGAGGTGATCGACGTGATCGAAGCCGATCAGGTCGAAGCCTCGATGGACCGGCTGAACCATTACCTGAGCGTGTAA
- a CDS encoding ABC transporter ATP-binding protein, with the protein MSDDIILEAKNLTKSFGGFVAVNDVNLRIKRGAIHAIIGPNGAGKTTMFNLLTKFITPTSGKILFNDRDITNRKPAEIANMGIVRSFQISAVFPHLTALENVRLALQRSLGVSYQFWRSKSVLHDLDAKAIAALDQVGLKEFAHLKAVELPYGRKRALEIATTLGLEPELMLLDEPTQGMGTEDVGAVTELIGRVREGRTIVMVEHNLGVVAELADTITVLARGEVLAEGPYSEVSKNPAVMEAYMGVSADEQEEVA; encoded by the coding sequence ATGAGCGACGATATCATTCTCGAGGCCAAGAACCTGACCAAGAGTTTCGGCGGCTTCGTGGCCGTCAATGACGTGAACCTGCGCATCAAGCGCGGCGCGATCCACGCGATCATCGGCCCGAACGGCGCGGGTAAGACGACGATGTTCAACCTGCTGACGAAATTCATCACGCCCACATCGGGCAAGATCCTCTTCAACGACCGCGATATCACCAATCGCAAACCCGCAGAGATCGCCAATATGGGCATCGTGCGGTCGTTCCAGATTTCCGCCGTGTTCCCGCACCTGACGGCGCTGGAGAACGTGCGCCTCGCGCTGCAGCGCTCGCTGGGCGTGAGCTACCAGTTCTGGCGCTCCAAATCGGTGCTGCACGATCTCGACGCGAAAGCCATCGCGGCGCTCGATCAGGTGGGGCTGAAGGAGTTCGCCCATCTCAAGGCGGTGGAACTGCCCTACGGGCGCAAACGCGCGCTGGAGATCGCGACGACGCTGGGGCTGGAGCCGGAACTCATGCTGCTCGACGAGCCGACCCAAGGCATGGGCACCGAGGACGTGGGCGCCGTGACCGAGCTGATCGGCCGTGTCCGCGAGGGGCGCACCATCGTCATGGTGGAGCATAACCTCGGCGTCGTGGCCGAACTGGCCGACACGATCACCGTGCTGGCGCGCGGCGAAGTGCTGGCCGAAGGGCCCTATTCCGAAGTGTCGAAGAACCCGGCTGTCATGGAGGCCTATATGGGCGTCTCCGCCGACGAGCAGGAGGAGGTCGCATGA
- a CDS encoding ABC transporter substrate-binding protein: protein MKSAIYAGVSAAALSLAAGGAMAQDAISNGSVKIGVLGDMSGVYSTGFSGKGAVDAVKMAVRDFGGEVLGKPIEVISADHQNKADVGSATAREWIDQEHVDMIADLTNSAVALAVQQLASEKKTITFATGAATAALTGENCSKYGIHYGYDTHALPVGTATAVVKNGGDSWYFITADYAFGHALQDNTSSVVEDLGGSVVGSSDVPLATTDFSSYLLQAQSSGAKVIGLANAGQDTVNAIKQAHEFGIVAGGQQLAGMLVLISDVKSLGTDVAKGLQFTSGWYWNMDDESRKWKAEYEKFSGGEAPTFVHAADYSLTMAYLEAIKAAGTDDADKVREQLGKMKIDDFFAKGGTIRPDGLLEHDMYLLKVKDGGEDPWDVADVARTIPGKEAYASLEAGGCKLVNK, encoded by the coding sequence ATGAAATCAGCTATTTACGCAGGTGTGAGCGCCGCAGCGCTGAGCTTGGCCGCAGGCGGCGCGATGGCGCAGGACGCGATCTCGAACGGCTCCGTGAAAATCGGTGTGCTGGGCGATATGTCCGGCGTCTATTCGACCGGTTTCTCGGGCAAGGGCGCTGTCGACGCGGTCAAGATGGCCGTGCGCGACTTCGGCGGCGAAGTTCTCGGCAAGCCGATCGAAGTGATCTCGGCTGACCACCAGAACAAGGCGGATGTCGGTTCGGCCACCGCTCGCGAGTGGATCGACCAGGAACATGTCGACATGATCGCCGACCTGACCAACTCGGCCGTGGCGCTTGCCGTGCAGCAGCTCGCCTCCGAGAAGAAGACCATCACCTTCGCCACCGGCGCTGCCACCGCGGCCCTGACCGGCGAGAACTGCTCGAAATACGGTATCCACTACGGCTACGACACCCACGCGCTGCCGGTCGGCACCGCAACGGCCGTCGTGAAGAATGGCGGCGACAGCTGGTACTTCATCACCGCCGACTACGCCTTCGGTCACGCGCTGCAGGACAACACGTCCTCGGTCGTGGAAGATCTGGGCGGCTCGGTCGTGGGCAGCTCGGACGTGCCGCTGGCAACCACCGACTTCTCCTCCTACCTGCTGCAGGCGCAAAGCTCGGGCGCGAAGGTGATCGGTCTCGCGAATGCGGGTCAGGACACCGTCAACGCCATCAAGCAGGCGCATGAATTCGGCATCGTCGCAGGCGGCCAGCAGCTCGCTGGTATGCTCGTGCTGATCTCGGACGTGAAGTCGCTCGGCACCGACGTCGCCAAGGGCCTCCAGTTCACGAGCGGTTGGTACTGGAACATGGATGACGAGAGCCGGAAGTGGAAAGCGGAGTACGAGAAGTTCTCGGGCGGCGAAGCGCCGACCTTCGTGCACGCGGCCGACTACTCGCTGACCATGGCCTATCTCGAGGCGATCAAGGCGGCTGGCACCGACGACGCCGACAAGGTGCGTGAGCAGCTTGGCAAGATGAAGATCGACGACTTCTTCGCCAAGGGCGGCACGATCCGTCCCGACGGCCTGCTCGAGCATGACATGTATCTGCTCAAGGTGAAGGACGGCGGCGAAGATCCGTGGGACGTGGCCGATGTTGCGCGCACCATTCCGGGCAAAGAGGCCTATGCCTCGCTCGAAGCGGGCGGCTGCAAGCTGGTCAACAAGTGA
- a CDS encoding LysR family transcriptional regulator, producing the protein MSFDWDDLRFFLSVARAGRLTVAARAMGTDHATVSRRVKSLETQLGAQLFERSPRGYALSEHGERLLAKAEQIENVAARVQDELSGTLYALSGTVRIGAPDAFGAFFLAPRLAEFIKANPELEAQLVATPRLFSLSKREADIAITLSRPEKGRLVSRKLTEYTLHFYASPDYLARNPGISRKEDLLKHPLVGYIPELIYTPELDYLSVTLGDHTPRLSSTNLFAHKHVAEAGRGIAVLPDFLARHSTKLVPILPDEIEIRRTFWLVTHEDLHEIARVRAAMRFIAEEVAKNRAEFLPQVTAPSD; encoded by the coding sequence ATGAGCTTCGATTGGGACGATCTTCGATTCTTTCTCTCGGTGGCCCGGGCCGGTCGCCTGACCGTCGCCGCCCGCGCGATGGGCACCGATCATGCCACGGTATCACGCCGGGTCAAATCTCTGGAGACCCAGCTTGGCGCGCAATTGTTCGAGCGCAGCCCGCGCGGCTATGCGCTCTCGGAACATGGCGAGCGGCTTCTGGCGAAGGCCGAGCAGATCGAGAATGTCGCAGCCCGCGTGCAGGACGAATTGTCGGGCACGCTCTATGCGCTGTCCGGCACGGTGCGGATCGGCGCGCCCGATGCGTTCGGGGCGTTCTTCCTCGCGCCGCGTCTGGCGGAATTCATCAAGGCCAATCCCGAACTGGAGGCGCAGCTGGTCGCCACGCCGCGCCTCTTCTCGTTGTCCAAGCGCGAGGCCGATATCGCGATCACCCTGTCGCGGCCCGAAAAGGGGCGGCTCGTGTCACGCAAGCTGACCGAATACACGCTGCATTTCTACGCCTCCCCCGATTATCTCGCGCGCAATCCGGGGATCAGCCGCAAGGAGGATCTGCTGAAGCACCCGCTGGTCGGCTATATCCCCGAGCTGATCTACACGCCGGAACTCGACTACCTCTCGGTCACGCTGGGCGATCACACGCCGCGCCTGTCCTCGACCAACCTCTTCGCGCATAAGCATGTCGCCGAGGCCGGACGCGGGATCGCGGTGCTGCCCGATTTCCTCGCCCGCCATTCGACCAAGCTGGTCCCGATCCTGCCCGACGAGATCGAGATCCGCCGCACCTTCTGGCTGGTGACCCATGAAGACCTGCACGAGATCGCCCGCGTCCGTGCCGCAATGCGCTTCATCGCCGAGGAGGTCGCGAAGAACCGCGCAGAGTTCCTGCCACAGGTTACCGCACCCTCCGATTGA